Genomic segment of Peribacillus frigoritolerans:
AATCATTTTTTCCGTTATCAAAGAAGGTATTGACAAGGGAGTTTTCCGCAGCGAATTACCAGTGGAAATTACCGGAATGTCAATTCTGGGCATGGTGAACTGGTCCTACAAATGGTACAAAAGGGACGGTGGAAAAACGATTGATGAAATCGGTGATATTTACGTAGATTTAATTCTGAATGCCCTATTGATAGATATACAAAAAGAAGCGGAAATCACCCAGCCATTTTTACTGAAGAACCAAGTTGTTGTGGATTAAACAATAAACTTGATTTGCACAGACCAACTAGTCGGTCTCAATAGAAAGGGGAATGAATAAATGGATTTTTCACTTACAAAAGAACAGCAGATGATTAAGGAAATGGTTAGGGAATTTGCCGAAAAGGAAATTAAACCCATTGCGATAGAGTTGGATGCAAAGTCCATGTTTGCGGAGGATGTATTCAAAAAAATGGGGAAACTCGGGTTGCTTGGAATTCCGTTTCCTGAAGAATATGGCGGTTCGGGCGGAGATACGATTTCGTATGCCATTGCAGTTGAAGAGGTTGGGAAGGCATGCGGGGGAACCGGCTTAAGTTATGCAGCAGCCGTTTCGCTCGGGGCAAGTCCAATTTACTATTTTGGAACCGAAGAACAGAAGCAAAAATACCTGGTTCCAATCACGACCGGTGAAACCCTGGCAGCTTTCGGGTTAACAGAGCCTAATGCGGGTTCCGATGCTGGCGGTACAAGAACGACTGCCGTGTTGGAGGGTGATGAATATGTGATTAATGGCGAGAAAACATGGATAACAAATGCCAGCTATTCAAGAACGGTTACCGTCACGGCTGTATCGGGCAAAGATTCCAAGGGCAAAAATATCATCTCGGCATTCATCGTGCCAACCGATACCCAAGGGCTAACGATCAATAGCAATTATGAAAAAATGGGAGTTCGAGCTTCCAATACTTGTGAAATCATTCTGGATAATGTCCGGGTGCCAAAGGAAAACTTATTGGGAGATCCAGACAAAGGGTTCAAACAATTCTTATTCACGCTTGATGGAGGAAGGATTTCCATTGCAGCTTTGGCCGTCGGTATCGCTCAGGCTGCCTTTGATAGAGCTTTAGCTTTTTCAAAAGAGCGCATTCAATTCGGTAAAACCATATCAAATTTCCAGGCCATTCAATTCAAGCTTGCAGATATGGCGATGGAAATTGAATTGGCGAGGAATATGGTATATAAGGCTGCATGGTTAAAAGACAATAAAAAGCCTTTTGCAAAGGAAGCGGCATACGCCAAGCTTTTTGCAAGTGAGACCGCGTTCCGGTCCAGCAATCAAGCGATTCAAATACACGGCGGCTCTGGTTACATGCGCGAATATGAGGTGGAACGCTATTTAAGAGATGCTAAGTTATTGGAGATTGGTGAAGGTACATCCGAAATTCAAAGACTCGTTATCGCCAGGCAATTAGGCTGTTAATCTTTACGGAACGTAAAATGAACAATGATGCTTGCGTTCATTTTGGTGAAAAGCAGATATCTATACAGCAAAAAGCGTTCAATCTTACTTTTATTTGATTAGGAGGAGTTTGATGTCTGATTTGCTAGATGTTACTATCGGAAAACTGCTTGAAAGGACAGCTGAACAATATGGTGATAATGAAGCGGTTGTGTACCATGAACTAGGCCTGCGCCATTCTTATCGCGAATTTGAAAAGATTTGCCGAAAGGTGGCCAGGGGGTTCATGTCACTAGATATTAAAAAAGGGGAACATATCGCCATTTGGGCATCCAATAAACCGGAATGGCTTATATCCCAATTTTCGACCGCGAAAATGGGCGGTGTGCTGGTAACGGTCAATACTAATTACCGCACAAGTGAACTGGAATACCTGCTCAAGCAATCCGATTCGACGACGATCATCCTGATGGAACAATATAAGGATCATTCATATATAGATACGCTGTACGAAATCGTTCCTGAATTGAAAAATGCAGAACCAGGAAAATTACAATCTGAGAAACTGCCAAAATTGAAAAATATCATCGTTTTAGGTGAAAAGCGTTATCCCGGAACGTTTTCGTGGGATGAAGTCATTAGCGGGAGCGAATCCGTTTCGGAGGAATCGCTGGACATGAGAATGGAGGAATTGGCTCCCGGTGATGTGATTAATATGCAATATACATCAGGGACGACAGGATTTCCAAAAGGAGTGATGCTGACTCATTCCAACTTGGTCAATAACGGATTGAATGTCGCGGAGTGTATGAAGCTTACCGAAGCTGACCGGCTTTGCATCCCGGTTCCGTTTTTTCATTGTTTCGGCTGTTCCCTTGGCACGATGGCCTCTGTTTCTGTTGGGGCAACAATGGTGCCGATCGTGGAATTTAATCCACGAGTTGTCCTTCAGACAGTTGAAGCCGAAAAATGTACGGGGCTTCATGGTGTACCGACGATGTTCATTGCTGAACTTAATCTCGATGACTTTGACCAGTATGATTTAAGTTCGTTACGGACTGGTATCATGGCAGGATCCACTTGTCCGATCGAAGTCATGAAAAGCGTGGTGAATAAGATGGGCATCTCGGAAATTACGATTACTTATGGTCAAACGGAATCTTCTCCAGGAATTACGATGACAAGAACGGACGATCCGATCGAACTTCGTGTTTCCTCAGTGGGAAGGGCTTTGCCGAAAGTGGAAGTGAAAATTGTCGATCCAGCTAGTGGGGAAGAAGTCCAGCGGGGCAAACAGGGTGAACTCTGTTCGAGGGGATACCATGTAATGAAGGGATATTATAATAACCCGGAAGCCACTGAGCAGGCGATTGACCGGGAAGGCTGGCTTCATACGGGAGATTTGGCGGTGATGGATGAAAGGGGTTATTGCAAGATTACAGGCCGGCTGAAAGATATGATCATTCGCGGAGGGGAAAATATTTACCCACGTGAGATTGAAGAATTCATCTATCAACATCCTGCAATTGTCGATGTCCAGGTACTCGGCGTTCCAGATCAGAAGTACGGCGAAGAGGTAGCGGCATGGATCATTTTGAAAGCAGGAGAAACCCTTACGGAGAAAGAATTGATAGAGTATTGCAAAGGGAAAATATCTTTTCATAAAATTCCCCGGTACATTCAATTTACCGATGCTTATCCAATGACAGCATCCGGAAAAATCCAAAAGTATAAGCTTCGGCAACAAACTCTTGACCTACTATCGGAAGGCACTAAATAAGGAGGATATCGAATGATTCGAAAAATTCTTATCGCAAACAGGGGAGAAATAGCATCACGCATTATTCGTACATGCAGGAAGCTGGGGATACATACTGTCGCTGTCCATTCGGAAGCTGATTCGGATTCGCCATTTGTGGGATTGGCGGATGAGGCATATTTACTGGGTGGCCCGAGAGTACAGGAAAGCTATTTAAACGTCAATAAGATTTTGGAAATAGCTAAGGAAACCGGAGTGGAGGCCATTCATCCTGGATATGGATTTCTTAGTGAAAATGCAGATTTCGCACGTTCATGCGAAGAAGCCGGCTTGATATTCATTGGTCCCAAACCAGAGATCATCCAGCAGATGGGCAATAAAGTCGAGGCGAGGAAAAAGATGGAGCAAGCGGGACTTCCATTGGTGCCTGGATTTTCACGTCCGTTAATTGATAGTGCGGAAGCGGCAGCCGTTGCCGAAAAAATTGGCTACCCAGTCATGTTAAAAGCAGCAGCAGGCGGCGGGGGAATCGGCATGCAGGCGGTTGCTAATGAAGATGAACTGACCAAAGCCTTCGAGGGGAATCAAAAACGTGCCCAATTGTTTTTTGGCAATGGAGATATGTTCATAGAAAAATTGATTGAGAAGCCTCGTCATATCGAAATTCAGGTATTGGCGGATTCCTTTGGGAATGCTGTTTACTTATGGGAAAGGGAATGCTCCGTTCAAAGGCGCCACCAGAAGGTCGTGGAAGAGGCTCCCTCTTCTTTCCTTGACGAAGAAACAAGAAACAGGATGGGAATGGCTGCAGTGAAGGCAGTAAAATCCATCGGTTATAGCAATGCGGGCACCCTCGAATTTTTAGTTGATGCAAATAAAAATTTTTATTTCCTGGAAATGAATACACGCCTTCAGGTGGAGCATCCTGTCACCGAAGAAATTACGGGGCTGGATTTGGTTGAACAGCAAATTAATATTGCATCTGGCAACAAATTGGAATTTACGCAAAGTGAGATTAAACAGGATGGACACTCCATTGAAGTGCGCATATATGCTGAAGATCCGAAAACCTTTTATCCAGCACCAGGAAAAATCACAAGCATGGAACTTCCGGAAGGTGAAGGGATCCGTCATGAATTGGCTGTTCATGGAACTTCGGTCGTATCCCACTTTTATGATCCGATGATCGCCAAATTGGTGGTGAGCGGCGATTCAAGGGATAAAGCGATCGAGAGATTAAGAGAAGCGCTCGCAAACTATAAAATAGAAGGAATTAAAACAAACCTTCCTTTGCTGATGGAAATCATTTCTCATGAAGCTTTTTCCCAAGGAGATACGACTACGGATTTCATTGCAAAATATATAAAAAAATTGACTGTATAACGCATATCTTAAAACATAATGATCAGGAGGAATGTAAGATGGCAGAATTAAAGGCAAGCATGGCAGGAAGCGTTTGGAAAATCGTGGCGAACGAGGGGCAAAGTGTAACCGATGGACAGGATATCATTATCTTGGAATCTATGAAAATGGAAATCCCCATTGCAGCCGAGGAAGCTGGCACCATTAAAGAACTTAAAGTGAATGAGGGGGATTTCGTAAATGAGGGCGACGTTTTGGCCGTCATTGAATAAAGGGACGGAGGGGTAAGATGAATTGGCCTGAAAAAGTGACAATTAAGGAAGTGGGTCCGCGCGACGGGCTGCAAAATGAAAAGGTCATGATACCTGCACAAAGCAAAATGGATTGGATCGATCAGCTCTCTGATACAGGATTATCTTATATAGAGGTGACTTCTTTCGTCCATCCAAAGTGGATTCCCCAATTGAGTGATGCCGCCCTGGTGGCTAAGGGAATAAAGCGCAATCCCGGTATCACTTATGCGGCCCTTGTACCCAATCAAAGAGGACTGGAGTCGGCCCTTGAAGCCAATATCGATGAAATTTCCGTGTTCATGTCATCCAGTGAAACGCATAATCTTAAAAATATCAATAAGTCGATTTCCGATACCTTTCCAATAATGAAGGATGTCATCGGGACAGCAGCTAACAGCGGGAAAACGGTTAGGGGCTATATTTCAACCGTTTTCGGCTGTCCTTATGAAGGGGAGGTTTCGATCGAACAGGTTTTCCGTGTTTGTGATCAACTTTTTGACTATGGAATCAATGAAGTCTCACTGGGTGATACCATTGGGGTCGCTTCTCCAAGACAGGTTGCACTGTTCCTTGAACAGGCTGTAAAAAGATATGATATAAGCCGGATTGCCCTCCATTTTCATGATACAAGGGGAATGGCACTCGCAAATGTTCTTGAATCACTTAATTATGGTGTGGACACTTTCGACTCTTCGCTCGGAGGTTTAGGAGGATGCCCGTATGCACCAGGTGCGAGCGGAAACGTGGCAACGGATGACCTGATTCATATGCTACATAAAATGGGAATTCACACGGGAATCAATCCAGAAAAACTAATGAAGGCTGCGGCCATGATGCAAAGCTTTTTGGAAAAACCATTGCCAAGCCATCAGATGGCTGTTTATAACGCACAATAAGAGAAATTGAGGTGAATTTATGACTTCATTAGTTGAAATCAGTCATGAAGAAAAGGGAATTGCCCTCGTGACTTTGAATCGGCCGGATGCTGCTAATGCCTTATCCACGGAATTGCTTCATTGCTTGGTTGAAGTGCTCGAGGAATTGAAAAGTGATTCCAATTTACGAACAGTCATTATAACTGGGTCAGGTGAAAAGGCGTTTTGTGCAGGTGCGGACCTTAAGGAACGAGCAGGTATGAATGAGGATAAAGTCAGGGAGACAGTCAAGTTGATTGGAGATACGATTACGGCTGTGGAAAACCTTCCAGTTCCGGTCATCGCCGCGATTAACGGTTCGGCTTTTGGCGGAGGGCTGGAGTTGGCACTCGCTTGTGACATACGAATCGCATCTGAAACGGCGAAGGTGGGACTGACAGAAACATCGTTAGGCATCATCCCAGGCGCCGGCGGTACACAGCGACTGCCGCGTATAGTCGGAATGCCGACAGCGAAAGAACTGATTTATACGGCTAGGAGATTGGATGCAAAAACGGCAAATGCCTTGAAAATCATCAGTCATGTATATTCACCCCAACATTTACTTGAGGAAGCGAAAAAATTGGCTAAGGAAATTGCAGTCAATGCCCCATTGGCACTCCGGGCTGCAAAAGCGGCGATCAATCAAGGGGCTGAGACTGATTTGAAATCAGGATTGCAAATTGAAAAAGACTGCTATCAGACAACTTTAAAAACCCGTGACCGACTGGAGGGTCTGTCAGCATTCAAGGAAAAGCGCAAACCCGTATTTAAGGGTCAATGATTTCAATTGAAGGAGGAACAGGGATGGTAACGACGGATAAACTAACCGAAACGGTTGAGACGATTAAAAAAGGCGGTTTAGAAAAATATCATCAAAAAAACGCTGAAAAAGGAAAGCTTTTCGTACGTGAACGGCTCGAGCTGCTTTTCGATGAAGGGGTTGAAATAGAGGACGCTTTCTTTGCTAATTGTGCCAGTGATGGTCTGCCTGCCGATGGTGTGGTTACAGGCATAGGGAAAATCAATGGTCAGAGGGTCTGTGTCATGGCCAATGATTCGACTGTAAAAGCTGGTTCTTGGGGAGCAAGAACCGTCGAGAAAATCATTCGCATTCAGGAAACAGCTGAAAAGTTACAGCTGCCCCTTCTTTATTTAGTCGATTCTGCCGGGGCACGAATTACAGATCAAGTAGAAATGTTTCCGGGACGCCGCGGAGCAGGACGCATCTTTTACAACCAAGTGAAGTTATCAGGAAAAGTCCCGCAAATTTGTCTATTGTTCGGTCCGTCTGCCGCCGGCGGGGCATATATTCCTGCTTTTTGTGATATCGTCGTAATGGTTGATGGCAATGCATCCATGTATTTAGGTTCACCGAGAATGGCAGAAATGGTCATTGGCGAAAAGGTGAGTGAAGAGGAAATGGGCGGGGCGAAAATGCATTGTTCCGTTTCAGGATGCGGGGATGTGCTTGTCAAGTCAGAAGAAGAATCGATTGCGTTTGCGCGCAGGTACTTAAGCTATTTTCCAGGAAATTATCAAGAAAGGCCGAAAAGCGTAAAACCTGAGCTGCCTGCGGATTTTGAAAAAACGTTGGAAGAACTGATTCCTAAAAATCAGAATGCAGCCTTCAATATGTATGACCTGATCGATAGGATTATAGACAGGCAATCGTTTTGTGAAATCAAGAAGCTATTTGCCCCTGAATTAATCACTGGGCTTGCAAGGCTAAATGGACAAACGATAGGGATAATAGCCAATCAGCCGCGTGTCAAGGGCGGCGTCCTGTTCCATGATTCAGCTGATAAGGCAGCCAAGTTCATCAATTTATGTGATGCTTTCCATATACCGTTGTTGTTCCTGGTGGATATTCCAGGATTCATGATTGGGACGAAGGTCGAACGGGCAGGGATCATTCGCCATGGTGCGAAAATGATTTCGGCCATGAGTGAAGCCACGGTTCCCAAGATTTCTGTCATTGTCCGTAAGGCTTATGGTGCTGGACTATACGCGATGGCCGGTCCAGCTTTTGAACCGGACTGCGTTTTAGCTTTACCGACGGCATTGATAGCGGTCATGGGGGCAGAAGCTGCGGTCAATGCAGTCTATGCCAATAAAATCAATGCAATGGAACCAGAAGAGCGTCCTAAATTCATCGAACAGAAGCGCAATGAGTATAATGAAGACATCGATATTTACCGCTTAGCCTCCGAGATGATTGTTGATGGCATCATTCAGCCAAATGACCTGCGTGATGAATTGAGCGCCCGCTTTGAAGCGTATAGCAGTAAGCAATTGACATTTACCGATCGTAAACATGGGGTCTATCCCGTTTAAAGAATTCAATAAACAAGCCCGGTCATCATGACCGGGCTTGTTTTCATGTAATAAAATAAATGATTATTTAAATAATTAGAAAATTTTTCTGATTTAGAGTTGCTAAATCACACAAGGAAGAGTACTATAATTAGTAATTAATGATTTACTAATTACTTGAATTCCAAACTTAGTGAAAGAAAGTGAGAGTTGCCATGGCTCAGCACGAAAAAAAGAAATATATTACACCAGATGGATACACCGCAGATATTGCGATCTTTACTATTACAACAAAGAAAACGGCAGAGAAAGCCCCGCCTGAAATGTTTTTGAAGCTATTATTAATCAAACGCGCCACAAAAGATAAGGAAGGAAGCCCCAATGTTGAAGGAGATAAATGGGCTTTACCTGGAGGCTTTGTCAATGCTGGCGAGACTGCCTATGAAGCAGCCAAACGAGAATTGAAAGAAGAAACGGGCGTAGCTGGATTCCATGTCAAGCATTTCGGGGTTTATGACCGGCCAGGACGAGATTCCAGGGGCTGGATCATTTCCAATGCTTTTTATGCCATTGTCCAGGAAGAGTTTCTTCATCAAAGGAAAGCGAATGACGACGCAGCCGAGGTTGAATTGTTCACAATTCAGGAAGCTTTACAATTAGATCTTGCATTCGATCATTATACAATTATTAACGATGCGATGAATTTAATGAAAAAAGAAATGGTGCAAACGACGATAGCCCAAAAATTCCTGCCGGATGAATTTACACTTTCTGAGCTGCAACGGGTTTTGCTGACAGCCAGAGATGATGCAAAAATCAGTGCAGACTCACTTTTTTATGCAAAAGCCCCGAAGCTCCCGTTTTTGGAGAAAGTCTTGGATGAAAAAGGAATGCAGAAGAAAACGAAACGGAATTCGTATCGGCCTTCCCAGCTTTACCGATTTAATGCAGAGGTTGTCATGGACTCTATTTACTATTGAGGGGGAATTGGTGATATGGGGAAAAAGGCATTGATCAATATAGATTATACGTATGACTTCGTGGCGGATAGGGGTTCATTGACCTGCGGGAAGCCAGGTCAGGATATCGAGAAGGAATTAGTCAATATAACCAGGGATTTTATCAAACACGGCGAATATACAGTATTCGCGATTGATTTACATGAAGAAGGAGACCGCTTACATCCCGAATCGAATTTGTTTCCACCGCATAATATTAGCGGTACAATGGGTAGAGACCTATACGGGGCGTTAAAAGAGGAATATGAAACTAATAAAAATCAAAAGAATGTTCATTATATAGATAAAACACGTTATTCGGCCTTTGCAGGAACGGACCTTGATATCCGCCTGCGGGAACGTCACATCACCGATGTATATTTAGTCGGGGTTTGTACAGATATCTGTATTTTGCATACGGCAATCGACGCTTATAATCTAGGCTATAATATCTTTGTATATGAAAATGCAGTGGCCTCGTTCAATGATGCCGGTCACCATTGGGCGCTTGGACATTTTAAAGGATCTCTTGGAGCAACCATTCTATAATATCCATTCAAGCAACAGAATAGAAGGGAAGCGAATGCTTCTCTTTTGGGAGGAACTATCCATGGAAAAAAAGTACAACGACGACAGTTACGCATTACACACTGACCTTTACCAAATCAATATGGCCCAAACTTATTGGCAGGACAAAACACATAACCGAAAGGCAGTTTTCGAGATATTTTTCAGAAAGCTTCCATTTAATAGCGGATATGCGATTTTTGCGGGACTTGAAAAAATTGTCCATTACCTTCAAAACTTTTCCTTCTCGGAAAGTGATATCGACTATTTAAAAAATGATCTGCACTATGATGAAGAATTTTTGAATTATTTGAAGAACATTCGTTTCACGGGAGCGATTCGCTGCATGAAAGAGGGAGAGCTCGTTTTCGGCAATGAACCGATATTACGGGTGGAGGCACCGCTTGGTGAGGCTCAACTCATTGAAACTGCGTTGCTTAACATTGTGAACTATCACACACTCGTGGCAACAAAAGCCTCACGCATCAAACAGGTCATCGGTGAAGAATCTGCCCTTGAATTCGGTTCAAGGCGGGCGCAAGAAATGGATGCTGCAATTTGGGGAGCGAGAGCGGCCTATATTGCTGGCTTTGATTCCACTAGTAATGTACGTGCTGGAAAGCTGTTCGGCATTCCGGTTTCAGGGACGCATGCACATTCCATGATCCAAGCTTATAAAGATGAATATACAGCTTTTCATAAATACGCTGTTTCCCATAAAGACTGTGTATTCTTGGTTGATACTTATGATACATTGCGTTCTGGCATCCCGAATGCAATCCGTGTTGCCAAGGAATTGGGCGATAAAATCAATTTCATTGGCGTCCGTCTTGACAGCGGTGACTTAGCTTACTTATCAAAAGAAGCACGGCGTATGCTTGATGCTGCAGGGTTCCATGATGCGAAGATTGTCGCTTCAAATGATCTGGATGAATATACGATCATCAATTTGAAACAACAAGGAGCAAGAATTGACATTTGGGGCATCGGAACCAAATTGATTACGGCTTATGACCAGCCAGCGCTCGGTGCCGTTTATAAAATGGTTTCAATAGAGGGCGAAGATGGGAATATGAGAGATACCATCAAAATTTCTTCTAACCCTGAAAAGGTTACGACACCTGGTTTAAAACGAGTATACCGAATCATCAATAAAGTGAATCATCATGCTGAAGGTGATTACTTGGCGATGGAATATGAGAAGCCGCAGGAACAGGAAAAATTAAAAATGTTTCATCCTGTCCATACCTTCCTAAGTAAATTCGTCACGGATTTCGATGCGGTTGATCTGCATGTGGATATTTTCAAGGATGGAAGTTTGATTTATGAATTGCCGACCATAGATGAAATCAAGGCCTTCACGCACAAAAATCTCCAAGTATTATGGCCGGAGTACCTTCGTGCACTGAATCCTGAAGAATACCCGGTAGATCTAAGCCAGGATTGTTGGGATAATAAAATGAGGAATATAGATGAAGTTAAAGCAAATGTAGAAAGAATGCTAACGAAATGACCAATCTATTTTATTAGAAAGCGGGGCTATGCCAATGCGTCCATTACAAAAAGAAATCGTAAAAAAATTACTTGTCCAACCAACGATCGATCCCGAAGCCGAATTCAGGAAAAGTGTTGATCTTTTAAAAGAGTATATGAAGAAAAATACGTTTCTGAAAAGTTTTGTACTTGGGATATCCGGAGGTCAAGATTCAACACTGGCGGGCTATATTGCCCAAACCGCTGCTAATGAATTGAATGAAGAAAAAAATGGCAGCGACTATAAGTTTGTTGCTGTAAGCTTGCCATATGGAGTACAGGCTGATGAAGATGACAGGCAGCTGGCTTTAAAATTCATCAAGCCAAGCCAAACGGTTACAGTCAACATCAAGGAAGCGGTGGATGCATCTGTCAAAGCTGTGGAAGAAGCAGTTTCTGAAAAGCTATCGAATTTCTTAAGGGGAAATGTTAAAGCACGTGAGCGAATGAAGGTGCAATATGATTTAGCCGGGCTATATAAAGGCGTTGTGCTTGGTACGGACCATGCAGCTGAAGCGATCACAGGTTTCTTTACGAAACATGGTGACGGTGCAGCGGATATCCTTCCTTTATATCGCTTAAATAAAAGGCAAGGAAAAGAAATCCTGAAATTCGTCGGTGCTCCTGAGCGTCTTTATACGAAAATACCAACGGCCGATTTAGAAGACGACAAACCGTTACTTCCTGATGAAGTGGCTTTAGGCGTTAGCTACGATGAAATCGATGATTATCTTGAAGGCAAGGAAATCAGAACGGAAGCTGCCGAAATCATCGAAGGATGGTATACTAAAACCGAACATAAACGCAATGAAGCCATTAATGTTTATGATACTTGGTGGAAATAAAAGAACGAGTGAAATCTGAAATAAGTTATCCCGCATCTAAGATGCGGGTTTTTTTGCAAGACTAAGTAGCACCTTGGCCAACACATCAGTTATGAAAATTTTACCGGCAAGGGGGAAAACGAAATGTCGACTCTACATATGGATATATCCAGGATTATTGAAGAAACATGCAAGGAAATTAAATTCTCGGGTGTTATCGGTGTGAAAGCGGGAGATGACCTGATCCATAGCTCAGCACATGGCTATTCCAATCGAGCGGATGAAATCATGAATACGACCGAAACAAGGTTCGGAATTGCTTCCGGTTGTAAACTGTTTACGGCGATAGCCATTTGCCAGTTAATACAAAAAGGGAAACTTAGGTTCGATTCTAAGCTCAAAGACTGTGTTCGGATCGTGTTTCCTAATTTCAATCAAAATGTGACCATACATCACCTCTTAACACACACTTCGGGCATCCCTGATTACTTTGATGAAGAAGTGATGGATAATTTTGAAGAGCTATGGCAGAAAAATCCGATGTACCATATAAAAAGATTAAAAGATTTCCTGCCAATGTTTCAAGATGAGGTGATGATGTTTGAACCCGGGGAAAGATTTCATTACAATAATGCAGGCTATATATTATTAGGCTTGATTGTTGAGGAACTAACTGGACTCAAATTTTCTGAATATATCGACAATAACATCTTTCTGCCTTGTGAAATGATAAATTCCGGTTATTTTTCCATGGACCAGCTTCCTAAAAATACTGCATTAGGGTACATAGACGAAGAAAGTGGAGCATGGAGAACGAATATTTATTCCCTTCCGATCAAAGGCGGTGCGGATGGAGGGGCGTATATTACCACATCAGATATGTTCAGGTTTTGGGATGGGTTATTTTCCAATCAGTTACTGAATCAAGAATATACCAATCTCTTATTGGACGCCCATATTGCTGCGGGAGATGAAGGGGAATACTATGGGTATGGTATAT
This window contains:
- a CDS encoding NUDIX domain-containing protein; the encoded protein is MAQHEKKKYITPDGYTADIAIFTITTKKTAEKAPPEMFLKLLLIKRATKDKEGSPNVEGDKWALPGGFVNAGETAYEAAKRELKEETGVAGFHVKHFGVYDRPGRDSRGWIISNAFYAIVQEEFLHQRKANDDAAEVELFTIQEALQLDLAFDHYTIINDAMNLMKKEMVQTTIAQKFLPDEFTLSELQRVLLTARDDAKISADSLFYAKAPKLPFLEKVLDEKGMQKKTKRNSYRPSQLYRFNAEVVMDSIYY
- a CDS encoding cysteine hydrolase family protein, which gives rise to MGKKALINIDYTYDFVADRGSLTCGKPGQDIEKELVNITRDFIKHGEYTVFAIDLHEEGDRLHPESNLFPPHNISGTMGRDLYGALKEEYETNKNQKNVHYIDKTRYSAFAGTDLDIRLRERHITDVYLVGVCTDICILHTAIDAYNLGYNIFVYENAVASFNDAGHHWALGHFKGSLGATIL
- a CDS encoding nicotinate phosphoribosyltransferase, producing the protein MEKKYNDDSYALHTDLYQINMAQTYWQDKTHNRKAVFEIFFRKLPFNSGYAIFAGLEKIVHYLQNFSFSESDIDYLKNDLHYDEEFLNYLKNIRFTGAIRCMKEGELVFGNEPILRVEAPLGEAQLIETALLNIVNYHTLVATKASRIKQVIGEESALEFGSRRAQEMDAAIWGARAAYIAGFDSTSNVRAGKLFGIPVSGTHAHSMIQAYKDEYTAFHKYAVSHKDCVFLVDTYDTLRSGIPNAIRVAKELGDKINFIGVRLDSGDLAYLSKEARRMLDAAGFHDAKIVASNDLDEYTIINLKQQGARIDIWGIGTKLITAYDQPALGAVYKMVSIEGEDGNMRDTIKISSNPEKVTTPGLKRVYRIINKVNHHAEGDYLAMEYEKPQEQEKLKMFHPVHTFLSKFVTDFDAVDLHVDIFKDGSLIYELPTIDEIKAFTHKNLQVLWPEYLRALNPEEYPVDLSQDCWDNKMRNIDEVKANVERMLTK
- the nadE gene encoding ammonia-dependent NAD(+) synthetase; its protein translation is MRPLQKEIVKKLLVQPTIDPEAEFRKSVDLLKEYMKKNTFLKSFVLGISGGQDSTLAGYIAQTAANELNEEKNGSDYKFVAVSLPYGVQADEDDRQLALKFIKPSQTVTVNIKEAVDASVKAVEEAVSEKLSNFLRGNVKARERMKVQYDLAGLYKGVVLGTDHAAEAITGFFTKHGDGAADILPLYRLNKRQGKEILKFVGAPERLYTKIPTADLEDDKPLLPDEVALGVSYDEIDDYLEGKEIRTEAAEIIEGWYTKTEHKRNEAINVYDTWWK
- a CDS encoding serine hydrolase domain-containing protein — its product is MSTLHMDISRIIEETCKEIKFSGVIGVKAGDDLIHSSAHGYSNRADEIMNTTETRFGIASGCKLFTAIAICQLIQKGKLRFDSKLKDCVRIVFPNFNQNVTIHHLLTHTSGIPDYFDEEVMDNFEELWQKNPMYHIKRLKDFLPMFQDEVMMFEPGERFHYNNAGYILLGLIVEELTGLKFSEYIDNNIFLPCEMINSGYFSMDQLPKNTALGYIDEESGAWRTNIYSLPIKGGADGGAYITTSDMFRFWDGLFSNQLLNQEYTNLLLDAHIAAGDEGEYYGYGIWIRKKNDGIFKYHLMGYDPGVSFNSAVYPANRLRTVITSNESMGPYHITCAIEKEL